A part of Saimiri boliviensis isolate mSaiBol1 chromosome 13, mSaiBol1.pri, whole genome shotgun sequence genomic DNA contains:
- the LOC141580971 gene encoding ubiquitin carboxyl-terminal hydrolase 17-like protein 6, which translates to MEADSLHLGGESHFNDFPKLTSSLPDATVAEFKPRSPPEKSSFPSEPHVALSDSLAPEPARQLAPREKLPLRSRRPAAVGAGLQNMGNTCYVNASLQCLTYTPPLAKYMLSGEHSQTCHRQKGCMLCTMQAHMTQALNRPGHVIQPSQALSAGFHRRRQEDAHEFLMFTLNAMKKTSLPSREQLDDHAEDTTLIHQIFGGYWRSQIQCLHCHGTSDTFDPYLDIALDIEAAQSVEQALQHLVKPEELNGENAYHCGICLQKVPASKSLTLHTSPKVLILVLKRFSQVTGHKLAKNVPYPECLDMQPYMSQQNSGPLLYVLYAVLVHAGWTCHNGHYFSYVKAGAGDAQWYKMDDAKVTACGVTSALNQQAYVLFYIQKTELERDGETVSTGREPRALGAEDTHRGAAQGELKRDPCLQVPDLKERAEERATDESNLDSWKFLQEQNKTKPEFNIRKVEWTLPPDALVIHQSKCKSGMKNHHPEQRSSLLNNSSGNLTDHESINTGTLTCVKGRAGRSKGKNKHSWRALLVCQ; encoded by the coding sequence ATGGAGGCCGATTCACTCCACTTGGGAGGAGAGTCGCACTTCAATGACTTTCCAAAACTCACATCTTCTCTGCCAGATGCAACTGTTGCCGAATTCAAGCCGAGGTCTCCACCTGAGAAGTCATCATTTCCATCTGAGCCCCATGTCGCCCTCTCTGATTCTTTGGCTCCTGAGCCAGCAAGACAGCTGGCTCCCAGGGAGAAACTTCCTCTGAGGAGCAGGAGACCTGCTGCGGTGGGGGCTGGGCTCCAGAACATGGGAAATACTTGCTATGTGAATGCTTCCCTGCAGTGCCTGACATACACACCACCCCTTGCCAAGTACATGCTATCTGGGGAGCACTCTCAAACTTGCCATCGCCAGAAGGGCTGTATGCTGTGTACTATGCAAGCTCACATGACACAGGCCCTCAACCGTCCTGGCCACGTCATCCAGCCTTCACAGGCATTGTCTGCTGGCTTCCACAGACGCAGGCAGGAAGATGCCCATGAATTTCTCATGTTCACTCTAAATGCCATGAAAAAGACGAGCCTTCCCAGCCGCGAGCAGCTAGATGATCACGCTGAGGACACCACCCTCATCCACCAAATATTTGGAGGCTACTGGAGATCTCAAATCCAGTGTCTCCACTGCCAtggcacttcagacacctttgaCCCTTACCTGGACATCGCCCTGGATATCGAGGCAGCCCAGAGTGTAGAGCAAGCTTTGCAACATCTGGTGAAGCCTGAAGAACTCAATGGAGAGAATGCCTATCATTGTGGTATTTGTCTCCAGAAGGTGCCGGCCTCCAAGTCGTTAACTTTACACACCTCCCCCAAGGTCCTCATTCTTGTATTGAAGAGATTCTCCCAGGTCACAGGCCACAAACTGGCCAAGAATGTGCCATATCCTGAGTGCCTTGACATGCAGCCGTACATGTCTCAGCAGAACTCAGGACCTCTTCTCTATGTTCTTTATGCTGTGCTGGTCCACGCTGGGTGGACTTGCCACAATGGACATTACTTCTCTTATGTCAAAGCAGGAGCTGGGGATGCCCAGTGGTATAAAATGGATGATGCCAAGGTCACTGCCTGTGGCGTGACTTCTGCCCTGAATCAACAGGCGTATGTTCTCTTTTACATCCAGAAGACTGAATTGGAAAGAGACGGTGAGACGGTGTCAACAGGCAGGGAACCAAGAGCCCTTGGTGCTGAAGACACGCACAGGGGAGCAGCTCAAGGAGAGCTCAAGAGGGACCCCTGCCTCCAGGTCCCTGACTTGAAAGAGCGCGCGGAGGAAAGAGCCACTGACGAAAGCAACTTAGACAGCTGGAAATTCctccaagaacaaaacaaaaccaagccagAGTTCAACATCAGAAAAGTCGAATGGACACTGCCTCCCGATGCACTTGTGATTCATCAATCGAAATGCAAGAGTGGGATGAAAAACCATCATCCTGAGCAGCGAAGCTCCCTGCTGAACAACTCCTCCGGGAACCTGACAGATCATGAGTCCATCAACACTGGCACGCTCACTTGTGTGAAAGGGAGGGCCGGGAGATCCAAAGGGAAGAACAAGCACAGCTGGAGGGCTCTGCTTGTGTGCCAGTGA
- the LOC141580913 gene encoding protein FAM90A5-like, which translates to MTIRTLSVKCKDCGAFGHKATSTRCPMKRWNGALVPQTSGKEEGKENLKPWKPRVEGNPGLWSKEKAGNEERPRPQDQQRKALLQIISGKPQSKRLPGGKESGEPCDYLTGAGRPMPVHTTKRRPVVDAALTDGSAPKIADRGSTWASLSPLRKASVSSSSSRGPMEPQTGAVAHIPQAAFRGRGPQPLLLVKPTNSRPKGGCREVPQAASSTQGLNPVIDPQAQAKRPAVTSQPCPAAATHSLGLDSNLSFRPGAKRPAQAPIQACLSIPKKARLGPIQIAENGIQGGEPGALETLQPPPALTELRPNRSPQMSRRTPAQVPSLDLQPPHSRPCLPTVRACTVSHQPAAGQDGYQPLRMLFRRLGDGGWSSTFLTAPSPDSAKRPGAFPTQSPHVPEKSEGPCVCVPRSVLCEDLQVSSSSEEELV; encoded by the exons ATGACCATTAGAACCCTGAGT GTCAAGTGCAAAGACTGCGGGGCGTTTGGCCACAAGGCCACAAGTACGAGGTGCCCCATGAAGCGCTGGAACGGAGCCTTGGTCCCCCAGACCTCTggcaaagaggaagggaaggaaaacctCAAGCCATGGAAGCCCCGGGTTGAGGGGAACCCGGGGCTCTGGAGCAAGGAGAAGGCAGGGAATGAAGAGAGACCAAG GCCGCAGGACCAGCAGAGGAAGGCTCTCCTCCAGATAATTTCCGGGAAACCTCAATCCAAGCGGCTGCCCGGTGGAAAAGAATCGGGGGAACCCTGTGACTATCTGACG ggGGCAGGCAGGCCAATGCCAGTCCACACCACCAAGAGGAGGCCAGTCGTGGACGCTGCTCTCACCGACGGCTCAGCTCCCAAAATTGCTGACAGGGGCTCCACCTGGGCTTCACTGTCTCCCCTCAGGAAAGCCAGTGTGAGCTCCTCCTCAAGTCGTGGACCCATGGAACCACAGACAGGGGCCGTGGCCCACATCCCTCAGGCTGCATTCCGGGGCCGTGGCCCGCAGCCTCTCCTCTTGGTGAAGCCCACAAACAGCCGCCCTAAGGGTGGCTGCCGTGAGGTTCCCCAGGCTGCCTCCAGCACCCAGGGCCTGAACCCTGTCATCGACCCCCAGGCACAAGCCAAACGTCCTGCTGTGACCTCACAGCCCTGCCCAGCAGCCGCCACACACAGCTTGGGCCTAGACTCCAATCTCAGCTTCAGGCCAGGAGCCAAGAGGCCTGCCCAGGCTCCGATTCAGGCTTGCCTGAGTATCCCCAAGAAAGCCAGACTCGGTCCCATCCAGATCGCCGAAAACGGCATCCAGGGAGGGGAGCCGGGCGCCCTGGAGACTCTACAGCCTCCGCCAGCTCTAACCGAACTTAGACCAAATAGGTCACCCCAGATGAGCAGGAGGACACCCGCCCAGGTGCCCAGCCTCGACCTGCAGCCTCCTCACAGCAGACCCTGCCTGCCTACCGTCCGGGCCTGCACCGTGTCCCACCAGCCAGCGGCCGGCCAGGATGGATACCAGCCTCTCAGAATGCTCTTCAGGAGACTGGGAGACGGAGGGTGGAGCTCCACGTTCCTCACGGCTCCGTCACCCGACTCTGCGAAGAGGCCGGGAGCCTTCCCGACTCAGAGCCCTCATGTCCCAGAGAAGTCTGAGGGGCCCTGTGTTTGTGTCCCACGGAGTGTCCTCTGTGAGGACCTTCAGGTGTCCTCTTCCTCCGAGGAGGAGCTGGTCTGA
- the LOC141580970 gene encoding ubiquitin carboxyl-terminal hydrolase 17-like protein 17, translated as MEADSLHLGGESHFNDFPKLTSSLPDATVAEFKPRSPPEKSSFPSEPHVALSDSLAPEPARQLAPREKLPLRSRRPAAVGAGLQNMGNTCYVNASLQCLTYTPPLAKYMLSGEHSQTCHRQKGCMLCTMQAHMTQALNRPGHLIQPSQALSAGFHRRRQEDAHEFLMFTLNAMKKTSLPSREQLDDHAEDTTLIHQIFGGYWRSQIQCLHCHGTSDTFDPYLDIALDIEAAQSVEQALQHLVKPEELNGENAYHCGLCLQKVPASKSLTLHTSPKVLILVLKRFSQVTGHKLAKNVPYPECLDMQPYMSQQNSGPLLYVLYAVLVHAGWSCHNGHYFSYVKAGAGDAQWYKMDDAEVTACGVTSALNQQAYVLFYIQKTELERDGETVSTGREPRALGAEDTHRGAAQGELKRDPCLQVPDLKERAEETAPDESTLDSWKFLQEQNKTKPEFNIRKVEWTLPPDVLVIHQSKCKSGMKNHHPEQRSSLLNNSSGNLTDHESINTGTLACVKGRARRSKGKNKHSRRALLVCQ; from the coding sequence ATGGAGGCCGATTCACTCCACTTGGGAGGAGAGTCGCACTTCAATGACTTTCCAAAACTCACATCTTCTCTGCCAGATGCAACTGTTGCCGAATTCAAGCCGAGGTCTCCACCTGAGAAGTCATCATTTCCATCTGAGCCCCATGTCGCCCTCTCTGATTCTTTGGCTCCTGAGCCAGCAAGACAGCTGGCTCCCAGGGAGAAACTTCCTCTGAGGAGCAGGAGACCTGCTGCGGTGGGGGCTGGGCTCCAGAACATGGGAAATACTTGCTATGTGAATGCTTCCCTGCAGTGCCTGACATACACACCACCCCTTGCCAAGTACATGCTATCTGGGGAGCACTCTCAAACTTGCCATCGCCAGAAGGGCTGTATGCTGTGTACTATGCAAGCTCACATGACACAGGCCCTCAACCGTCCTGGCCACCTCATCCAGCCTTCACAGGCATTGTCTGCTGGCTTCCACAGACGCAGGCAGGAAGATGCCCATGAATTTCTCATGTTCACTCTAAATGCCATGAAAAAGACGAGCCTTCCCAGCCGCGAGCAGCTAGATGATCACGCTGAGGACACCACCCTCATCCACCAAATATTTGGAGGCTACTGGAGATCTCAAATCCAGTGTCTCCACTGCCAtggcacttcagacacctttgaCCCTTACCTGGACATCGCCCTGGATATCGAGGCAGCCCAGAGTGTAGAGCAAGCTTTGCAACATCTGGTGAAGCCTGAAGAACTCAATGGAGAGAATGCCTATCATTGTGGTCTCTGTCTCCAGAAGGTGCCGGCCTCCAAGTCGTTAACTTTACACACTTCCCCCAAGGTCCTCATTCTTGTCTTGAAGAGATTCTCCCAGGTCACAGGCCACAAACTGGCCAAGAATGTGCCATATCCTGAGTGCCTTGACATGCAGCCATACATGTCTCAGCAGAACTCAGGACCTCTTCTCTATGTTCTTTATGCTGTGCTGGTCCACGCTGGGTGGAGTTGCCACAATGGACATTACTTCTCTTATGTCAAAGCAGGAGCTGGGGATGCCCAGTGGTATAAAATGGATGATGCCGAGGTCACGGCCTGTGGCGTGACGTCTGCCCTGAATCAACAGGCGTACGTTCTCTTTTACATCCAGAAGACTGAATTGGAAAGAGACGGTGAGACGGTGTCAACAGGCAGGGAACCAAGAGCCCTTGGTGCTGAAGACACGCACAGGGGAGCAGCTCAAGGAGAGCTCAAGAGGGACCCCTGCCTCCAGGTCCCTGACTTGAAAGAGCGCGCGGAGGAAACAGCCCCTGACGAAAGCACCTTAGACAGCTGGAAATTCctccaagaacaaaacaaaaccaagccagAGTTCAACATCAGAAAAGTCGAATGGACACTGCCTCCCGATGTACTTGTGATTCATCAATCGAAATGCAAGAGTGGGATGAAAAACCATCATCCTGAGCAGCGAAGCTCCCTGCTGAACAACTCCTCCGGGAACCTGACAGATCATGAGTCCATCAACACTGGCACGCTCGCTTGTGTGAAAGGGAGGGCCAGGAGATCCAAAGGGAAGAACAAGCACAGCAGGAGGGCTCTGCTTGTGTGCCAGTGA